In the genome of Desulfuromonas sp. DDH964, one region contains:
- a CDS encoding enoyl-ACP reductase FabI translates to MGLMKGKRGIIFGVANDMSIAWGIAQQLHEQGAEMAFTYLNEALEKRVRPLAESVGASLILPCDVASDADIERTFAEVGKAWGKIDFVVHAVAFANREDLKRPFSQTSRDGFKLAMDISAYSLVAVTRYAVPLMPDGGSILTLTYLGATRTVPNYNVMGVAKAALESATRYLAAELGEQGIRVNAISAGPIRTLAASGIANFKSKIALMDDYAPLRRTVTQEEVGKSAVYFLSDLGSGVTGEVHFVDAGFNVVVSA, encoded by the coding sequence ATGGGTCTGATGAAGGGCAAACGCGGCATCATCTTTGGTGTCGCCAACGATATGAGTATCGCCTGGGGGATCGCCCAGCAGTTGCACGAGCAGGGGGCCGAAATGGCCTTCACCTATCTCAACGAGGCGCTGGAGAAACGGGTGCGTCCCCTCGCCGAGAGTGTTGGCGCCAGCCTGATCCTTCCGTGTGACGTGGCGAGCGATGCCGATATCGAGCGCACCTTTGCCGAAGTCGGCAAGGCCTGGGGGAAGATCGACTTCGTCGTCCACGCCGTCGCCTTCGCCAACCGCGAAGACCTCAAGCGTCCCTTCAGTCAGACCAGCCGTGACGGCTTCAAGCTGGCGATGGATATCAGCGCCTACTCCCTGGTCGCCGTCACCCGCTACGCCGTGCCCCTGATGCCCGACGGTGGCAGCATCCTCACTCTGACCTACCTCGGCGCAACCCGCACCGTTCCCAACTACAACGTCATGGGCGTCGCCAAGGCCGCGCTGGAGTCGGCGACCCGTTACCTCGCCGCCGAGCTGGGCGAGCAGGGGATTCGTGTCAACGCCATTTCCGCCGGGCCGATCCGCACCCTGGCCGCCTCGGGGATCGCCAATTTCAAGTCGAAGATCGCCCTGATGGACGATTACGCGCCGCTGCGGCGCACCGTCACCCAGGAAGAGGTCGGCAAATCGGCCGTCTATTTCCTCTCCGATCTCGGCAGCGGCGTCACCGGCGAGGTTCATTTTGTCGATGCCGGCTTCAACGTCGTGGTCTCGGCCTGA
- a CDS encoding alpha/beta hydrolase produces MTIAPPSARALLFGLLLLHLPLPGYAMLESQFLYFPSAKLSATPAAAGLDFEEVDFAAADGTRLHGWFLPGDAGMPALLFCHGNGGNIADRIELLRFFHELGLPQLIFDYRGYGRSAGTPSETGTYSDARGALAWLEEKGWPAQRTIYLGRSLGAAIVLQLALEAPPAALVLESGFTSVAAMGRLHYPLLARLFGWVLAAEYDNRARIGQLRAPLLLVHGSADQIVPLAMGEELFALAPEPKRLLVLPDVGHNDLFFAGHPEYRAAWQELLDQLRTEADQGGGE; encoded by the coding sequence ATGACGATCGCCCCGCCCAGCGCCAGGGCCCTCCTTTTCGGCCTGCTCCTGCTCCACCTGCCCCTCCCGGGATATGCCATGCTCGAATCCCAGTTCCTCTACTTCCCCTCCGCCAAGCTCTCCGCCACCCCGGCCGCCGCCGGTCTGGACTTTGAGGAGGTCGACTTCGCCGCCGCCGACGGCACCCGCCTGCACGGCTGGTTTCTCCCCGGCGACGCGGGGATGCCGGCGCTCCTCTTCTGCCACGGCAACGGCGGCAACATCGCCGACCGCATCGAGCTGCTGCGCTTCTTTCACGAGCTCGGCCTGCCGCAGCTGATCTTCGACTACCGCGGTTACGGCCGCAGCGCCGGCACCCCGAGCGAGACCGGCACCTACAGCGACGCCCGCGGCGCCCTGGCCTGGCTGGAAGAAAAGGGCTGGCCAGCGCAGCGGACGATCTACCTCGGCCGCTCCCTCGGCGCGGCAATCGTCCTGCAGCTCGCCCTCGAAGCCCCGCCCGCCGCCCTGGTGCTGGAGAGCGGCTTCACCTCGGTGGCGGCCATGGGGCGGCTGCACTACCCGCTCCTCGCTCGTCTCTTCGGCTGGGTCCTTGCAGCCGAATACGACAACCGCGCCAGGATCGGCCAACTCCGGGCGCCGCTGCTGCTGGTACACGGCAGCGCCGACCAGATCGTGCCGCTTGCCATGGGAGAGGAGCTCTTCGCCCTCGCCCCCGAGCCGAAGCGGCTGCTGGTCCTCCCCGACGTCGGCCACAATGACCTCTTTTTCGCCGGCCATCCCGAGTACCGGGCGGCCTGGCAGGAGCTGCTGGATCAGTTGCGGACCGAGGCTGATCAGGGCGGGGGAGAATAG
- a CDS encoding TAXI family TRAP transporter solute-binding subunit — MKRFLSLFAITTLIIFAPAVAATATEYVTIGTGGLTGVYYPAGGAISKLVNMKRKEYNLRMTVESTSGSVYNVNALMAGDLELGVVQSDIQYEAYTGRGAWAGKPQTELRAMFSLHPEAVTILAAVDKNIRSVADLKGKVVDIGIPGTGQRVNALDLFKAAGIDVDKDLTTEGIQPVVAAGMLQRGRIDAYFYTVGHPNGSIREAVSGRRKVNFVPVAAELVKKLVAGQPYYAPVLTSVRDYPGVANQDDVPTFGVKATICTAADIPEETIYRITREVFEHIDELRTLHPALATLTRKNMLEGLSAPLHPGAARYFREVGLIK; from the coding sequence ATGAAAAGATTTCTTTCACTGTTCGCCATCACCACGTTGATAATTTTTGCTCCGGCCGTGGCCGCTACGGCGACCGAGTACGTCACCATTGGTACCGGGGGGCTGACCGGCGTTTACTACCCGGCGGGCGGGGCGATCAGCAAGCTGGTCAACATGAAGCGCAAGGAATACAACCTGCGCATGACCGTCGAATCGACCAGCGGCTCGGTCTACAACGTCAACGCCCTGATGGCCGGAGACCTGGAGCTCGGCGTGGTCCAGTCCGATATCCAGTACGAGGCCTACACCGGCCGCGGCGCCTGGGCCGGTAAGCCGCAGACCGAATTGCGGGCGATGTTTTCCCTGCATCCCGAGGCGGTAACGATCCTCGCCGCGGTCGACAAGAATATTCGGTCGGTGGCCGACCTGAAAGGAAAGGTGGTCGACATCGGCATCCCGGGGACCGGCCAGCGGGTCAATGCCCTCGATCTCTTCAAGGCGGCGGGAATCGATGTGGACAAGGATCTCACCACCGAAGGGATCCAGCCGGTGGTGGCGGCCGGCATGCTGCAGCGGGGGCGTATCGACGCTTACTTCTACACCGTCGGTCACCCCAACGGCTCGATCCGGGAGGCGGTTTCGGGGCGGCGCAAGGTCAACTTCGTGCCAGTCGCCGCCGAGCTGGTGAAGAAGCTGGTCGCCGGACAGCCCTACTACGCGCCGGTCCTGACCTCGGTCAGGGACTACCCGGGGGTGGCCAACCAGGACGATGTGCCAACCTTCGGCGTCAAGGCGACGATCTGCACTGCGGCCGATATCCCTGAAGAAACCATCTACCGGATCACCAGGGAGGTCTTCGAACATATCGACGAGCTGCGCACGTTGCATCCGGCATTGGCGACCCTGACCCGGAAGAATATGCTGGAGGGGCTCTCGGCGCCGCTCCATCCCGGCGCCGCCCGCTATTTCCGGGAGGTCGGCCTGATCAAATAA
- a CDS encoding tetratricopeptide repeat protein — MLNLVIALVISLLVNFGLIQAFDVNIWISSAIALALFAGIYFLATRFVMKKIGVLMESAQRDLQAQRWEKAIRTLQSGMKYAPWQLFIKGQINAQIGTVLYLKRDFTEAFDYLQKSFVRHWVAMAMLGICYMKRNKSKQMIATFDKATAATKKEPLLWAIYAYCLDKINERSKAIATLELGLKRCPGDADLEENLALLKAGKKMNMKGFGDMWYQFHLESTGTLIKQQTKLMQGRRKIVRR; from the coding sequence ATGCTCAACCTGGTCATTGCCCTGGTCATCAGTCTCCTCGTCAACTTCGGCCTCATCCAGGCCTTTGACGTCAATATCTGGATCTCGTCGGCGATCGCCCTGGCCCTCTTTGCCGGCATCTACTTCCTCGCCACCCGCTTTGTCATGAAGAAGATCGGCGTGCTGATGGAGAGCGCCCAGCGCGACCTCCAGGCCCAGCGCTGGGAGAAGGCGATCCGCACCCTGCAGAGCGGCATGAAGTACGCCCCCTGGCAGCTCTTCATCAAGGGGCAGATCAACGCCCAGATCGGCACCGTCCTCTACCTGAAGCGCGACTTCACCGAGGCCTTCGACTACCTGCAGAAGTCTTTTGTCCGCCACTGGGTGGCGATGGCGATGCTCGGCATCTGCTACATGAAGCGCAACAAGAGCAAGCAGATGATCGCCACCTTCGACAAGGCGACCGCTGCTACCAAGAAGGAGCCGCTGCTCTGGGCGATCTACGCCTACTGCCTCGACAAGATCAACGAGCGGAGCAAGGCGATCGCGACCCTCGAACTCGGCCTCAAGCGCTGCCCCGGTGATGCCGACCTCGAGGAGAATCTGGCCCTGCTCAAGGCGGGCAAGAAGATGAACATGAAGGGCTTCGGCGATATGTGGTACCAGTTCCACCTCGAGAGCACCGGCACTCTCATCAAGCAGCAGACCAAGCTGATGCAGGGGCGGCGCAAGATCGTCCGGCGCTGA
- the hflX gene encoding GTPase HflX, with translation MAQTTLYGNLAGLKPSQLQALERIYRRRIPPEQLISPELGRYLTERSHELRRQLGLIIDRAGTIHHVIVGDDREIVIPDLSAFSFGRSGLRGLRCVHTHLKGEPLSQDDLTDLALLRLDLIAAIAVGSDGLPGRVDYAHLLPPRPGQPATQILAAPHLHDFELDLTAFLPALDAELERKMAETVDLSDTREKALLISVSQAPRQAIEDSLDELSELARTADVVVLERVVQRPRQLNPNTLMGEGKLKEVIISALQQGATLLIFDQELSPVQARSLAAITALKILDRTQLILDIFARRAHTLDGKVQVELAQLKYILPRLRGKGSAMSRLMGGIGGRGPGETKLEIDLRRIRERISRLEKQLDTLARGRKQRRQKRIRAQVPIVSIVGYTNAGKSTLLNALTQSSVFTENLLFATLDTATRRLRFPLEREVIITDTVGFIRQLPKNLIGAFKATLEELEDADLLLHVVDIANPRFEEQIMAVERILADLELDRIPRQLVFNKIDLIDAGEAKALARRFSALPVTALDRSSFLPLLAELQRRFWPGEAELLDT, from the coding sequence ATGGCTCAGACCACCCTCTACGGTAACCTCGCCGGTCTCAAGCCGAGCCAGCTCCAGGCGCTGGAGCGGATCTATCGCCGGCGTATTCCTCCCGAGCAGCTGATCTCCCCCGAACTCGGCCGCTACCTGACCGAGCGCTCCCATGAGCTGCGTCGCCAGCTCGGATTGATCATCGACCGCGCCGGGACGATTCACCATGTCATCGTCGGCGACGACCGTGAGATCGTCATTCCCGACCTCTCCGCCTTCAGTTTCGGTCGCAGCGGCCTGCGCGGCCTGCGCTGCGTCCACACCCACCTGAAAGGGGAGCCCCTTTCCCAGGACGACCTTACCGACCTGGCGCTGCTGCGGCTCGACCTGATCGCCGCCATCGCCGTTGGCAGCGACGGCCTGCCGGGACGGGTCGATTATGCCCATCTGCTGCCGCCGCGCCCGGGCCAACCCGCCACCCAAATCCTGGCTGCGCCCCATCTCCACGACTTCGAGCTCGATCTCACCGCCTTTTTGCCCGCCCTCGACGCCGAGCTCGAGCGGAAGATGGCCGAGACCGTCGATCTCTCCGACACTCGCGAGAAGGCGCTGCTGATCTCGGTCAGCCAGGCGCCGCGTCAGGCGATCGAAGACTCCCTCGACGAGCTGAGCGAGCTAGCGCGCACCGCCGATGTCGTCGTCCTCGAGCGGGTGGTGCAGCGCCCGCGCCAGCTCAACCCCAATACCCTGATGGGGGAGGGGAAGCTCAAGGAGGTGATCATCAGCGCCCTGCAGCAGGGAGCGACACTGCTGATCTTCGACCAGGAACTTTCCCCGGTGCAGGCCCGTTCACTGGCCGCCATCACCGCGCTGAAGATCCTCGACCGGACCCAGCTGATTCTCGACATCTTCGCCCGCCGCGCCCATACCCTCGACGGCAAGGTGCAGGTCGAGCTCGCCCAGCTCAAGTACATCCTGCCGCGGTTGCGCGGCAAGGGGAGCGCCATGTCGCGCCTGATGGGCGGCATCGGCGGCCGCGGTCCGGGGGAGACCAAGCTCGAGATCGACCTGCGCCGCATCCGCGAGCGCATCTCGCGGCTCGAAAAACAGCTCGACACCCTCGCCCGCGGCCGCAAACAGCGGCGCCAGAAACGGATCCGCGCCCAGGTGCCGATCGTCTCCATCGTCGGCTACACCAACGCCGGCAAGTCGACCCTCCTCAACGCCCTGACCCAGAGCAGCGTCTTCACCGAGAACCTCCTCTTCGCCACCCTCGACACCGCCACCCGCCGGTTGCGCTTTCCGCTGGAGCGGGAGGTGATCATCACCGATACCGTCGGCTTCATCCGCCAGCTGCCGAAGAACCTGATCGGCGCCTTCAAGGCGACCCTGGAAGAACTTGAGGATGCCGACCTGCTGCTGCACGTGGTCGATATCGCCAACCCGCGCTTCGAAGAGCAGATCATGGCGGTCGAAAGGATTCTCGCCGACCTCGAACTCGACCGTATCCCTCGCCAGCTCGTCTTCAACAAGATCGACCTGATCGATGCCGGCGAGGCCAAAGCCCTGGCACGGCGCTTCTCCGCCCTGCCGGTTACCGCCCTCGACCGCTCCAGCTTCCTGCCCCTGCTCGCCGAACTGCAGCGCCGTTTCTGGCCCGGTGAGGCGGAACTCCTTGACACATAA
- a CDS encoding DsbC family protein yields the protein MKLLPVLVFVLLLSTPALAFMEGGCGAGKCADCHSLTVTEANRLLGDGVDRVLKVEEAEMPGVWAVEVEKNQQKFPLYVDYSKSYVVSGNIIRLADKKNVTQERMARSNSIDVKRIPLEDALLLGSPTAKTRIIVFTDPECPYCRKLHAELKQVVAADPQIAFYIKLFPLAMHPNADSISRSIVCARSLEMLEASFAGQPVPPPLCSGQEVDDTLKLAAELGIRSTPTLVLPDGKILPGYRQADDLLILLGSDKSLPETPAAKAAAPGQKP from the coding sequence ATGAAGTTGCTGCCCGTTCTGGTTTTCGTCCTGTTGCTCTCCACGCCAGCCCTCGCCTTCATGGAAGGGGGCTGCGGCGCCGGCAAGTGTGCCGACTGCCACAGCCTCACCGTCACCGAGGCAAACCGCCTGCTCGGGGACGGCGTCGATCGCGTCCTCAAGGTCGAGGAGGCGGAGATGCCCGGCGTCTGGGCGGTCGAGGTCGAAAAGAATCAGCAGAAGTTCCCCCTCTACGTCGACTATTCCAAGTCCTACGTGGTTTCGGGCAACATCATCCGCCTTGCTGACAAGAAGAACGTGACCCAGGAGCGGATGGCCCGCAGCAACAGCATTGATGTCAAGCGCATTCCCCTGGAGGATGCCCTCCTCCTTGGCAGCCCCACCGCCAAAACCAGGATCATCGTCTTCACCGACCCTGAATGTCCCTACTGCCGCAAGCTCCACGCCGAGCTCAAGCAGGTGGTCGCCGCCGATCCGCAGATCGCCTTTTACATCAAGCTCTTCCCGTTGGCGATGCACCCCAACGCCGACAGCATCTCGCGCAGCATCGTCTGCGCCCGCTCCCTGGAAATGCTCGAAGCGAGCTTTGCCGGCCAGCCGGTGCCCCCGCCGCTCTGCAGTGGCCAGGAGGTCGACGACACCCTCAAGCTCGCCGCCGAACTCGGAATTCGCTCGACGCCGACCCTGGTCCTCCCCGACGGCAAGATCCTGCCCGGCTACCGCCAGGCCGACGACCTGCTGATCCTCCTCGGCAGCGACAAGTCGCTGCCGGAGACCCCCGCGGCGAAAGCGGCCGCTCCTGGTCAAAAACCTTGA
- a CDS encoding Smr/MutS family protein: MAKKSSKPKSKDFANNPFRDLKGLSVSASAPPEAPKKEFVPRPPPAPPLSEEELFAAEMALLGVAQKDEANALEKPLPPETERRAPAKAPPRATPEDEFLAAVGQLDVTFSDDYPEPLPPDDLPRAAPRRMRQLRRGQLLPEATLDLHGLFREPALEKVRWFLQDAAYQRQHTVLIVTGRGQHSAEGPVLREAVARYLREQTGKLVLEWGVAPPRLGGDGALVVFLRSSGGGGEG; this comes from the coding sequence ATGGCGAAAAAGAGTTCCAAACCGAAATCGAAAGATTTTGCCAATAACCCCTTCAGGGATCTGAAGGGGTTGTCTGTTTCCGCCAGTGCTCCGCCGGAGGCGCCGAAAAAGGAGTTCGTCCCACGCCCCCCGCCCGCGCCGCCGCTCTCGGAGGAGGAGCTCTTTGCCGCCGAGATGGCGCTGCTCGGCGTCGCCCAGAAGGACGAGGCCAACGCCCTCGAAAAGCCGCTCCCCCCTGAAACCGAGCGACGCGCCCCCGCCAAGGCGCCGCCGCGCGCCACCCCCGAAGACGAGTTCCTCGCCGCCGTTGGCCAGCTCGATGTCACCTTCAGCGACGATTACCCCGAACCGCTACCCCCTGACGATCTCCCCCGCGCCGCCCCCCGCCGCATGCGCCAGCTGCGCCGCGGCCAGCTCCTCCCCGAGGCGACCCTCGACCTCCACGGCCTGTTCCGCGAGCCGGCGCTGGAGAAGGTGCGCTGGTTCCTGCAGGACGCTGCCTACCAGAGGCAGCACACCGTCCTGATCGTCACCGGTCGCGGCCAGCACTCCGCCGAAGGGCCGGTGCTGCGCGAGGCGGTCGCCCGCTACCTGCGGGAGCAGACCGGAAAGCTGGTCCTCGAATGGGGCGTCGCCCCGCCGCGCCTTGGCGGCGACGGCGCGCTGGTCGTCTTTCTGCGCAGCAGCGGGGGGGGAGGAGAGGGGTAA
- a CDS encoding M23 family metallopeptidase produces the protein MKFFKRLVLLLILASLGWLGFFLLRDLTPPTIAVAPNGGPQSPRRPLKITLNDQGLGLRSVQVTLVQGAKQTDLLVRSYPEGTTSIEETIDLSAAQPAEGAARVVVKAVDWGRFRFGQGNSAETTVDFELDSKPPQINILTRHHNFNQGGSGLVAYTLSEAVDKTGVQVGDLFFPGYRQPSGDYLALIAFPWDMKSADFVPRVVATDLAGNERVTGIYYHTNPRTFPRDRINITDSFLQNKIVPTFQDTFPETTLPLELFLRVNRELRSRNLATLRQIGSRSAESPLWQGAMLRQPKAAAPGSFAQPRTYTYQGKVIDHQTHLGYDFASVARAPVLAAAAGRVIYAEELGIYGNCVVLDHGIGLQTLYGHLSQIDVKVGDSVSRGQQIARTGASGLAGGDHLHFDVLASGVQVNPIEWLDDSWVKNNITAKLVAATR, from the coding sequence GTGAAGTTTTTCAAACGTCTCGTCCTGTTGCTGATCCTGGCGTCCCTCGGCTGGCTCGGATTCTTTCTGCTGCGTGACCTGACCCCGCCGACCATCGCCGTCGCCCCGAACGGCGGCCCGCAATCCCCGCGCCGTCCCCTGAAGATCACCCTGAACGACCAGGGGCTGGGACTACGAAGCGTCCAGGTCACCCTCGTTCAGGGAGCAAAACAGACCGACCTGCTGGTGCGCAGCTATCCCGAAGGAACGACCTCCATCGAGGAGACCATCGACCTCAGCGCCGCCCAACCGGCGGAAGGCGCCGCCCGGGTCGTGGTCAAGGCCGTCGACTGGGGACGCTTTCGCTTCGGCCAGGGGAACAGCGCAGAGACGACCGTCGATTTTGAACTCGACAGCAAACCGCCGCAGATCAACATCCTCACCCGCCACCACAACTTCAACCAGGGAGGCTCCGGTTTGGTGGCCTACACCCTCTCCGAAGCGGTCGACAAGACCGGCGTCCAGGTCGGCGACCTGTTTTTCCCCGGCTACCGGCAACCTTCCGGGGACTATCTCGCACTCATCGCCTTTCCCTGGGACATGAAGAGCGCCGACTTCGTCCCCCGGGTGGTCGCGACCGATCTCGCCGGCAACGAACGGGTTACCGGCATTTACTACCACACCAACCCGCGGACCTTTCCCCGCGACAGGATCAACATCACCGACAGCTTTTTGCAGAACAAGATCGTGCCGACCTTCCAGGACACCTTCCCGGAGACGACCCTCCCCCTCGAGCTCTTTCTGCGCGTCAACCGTGAACTACGCTCCCGCAACCTCGCCACCCTGCGCCAGATCGGCAGCCGCAGCGCCGAATCCCCCCTCTGGCAGGGGGCGATGCTGCGCCAGCCGAAGGCGGCCGCGCCCGGCTCCTTTGCCCAACCGCGCACCTACACCTACCAGGGGAAGGTGATCGATCACCAGACCCACCTCGGCTACGATTTCGCCTCCGTCGCCCGGGCCCCGGTTCTCGCCGCGGCCGCCGGCCGGGTGATCTACGCCGAGGAACTTGGCATCTACGGCAACTGCGTCGTCCTCGATCACGGCATCGGCCTGCAGACCCTCTACGGCCACCTCAGCCAGATCGACGTCAAGGTCGGCGACAGCGTCAGCCGCGGCCAACAGATCGCCCGCACCGGGGCGAGCGGCCTTGCCGGCGGCGACCATCTCCATTTCGACGTTCTCGCCTCCGGGGTCCAGGTCAACCCGATCGAATGGTTGGACGACTCCTGGGTGAAGAACAACATTACCGCCAAGCTGGTCGCCGCGACCCGCTGA
- a CDS encoding AI-2E family transporter gives MQPGTSRLISIAALIIIFAAIRSAQEIVLPFLLAAFIAIIAAAPVGWLRRRRVPQPLAVALVLAAMVLLLFGVSLILTTSIQSFSKTLPVYMKGLQDSTGAVIHWLARFGISLPAEGLQNIINPGAAMGLVNTLLGGLTQLLGNAFLIGMTVIFMLLEAAIFSAKIETIRNDAGKTLARITEFLDSTKHYIAIKAFISLVTGLLVTVGLLLLGVDYPVLWGFLAFLLNFIPNIGSIIAAVPATLLAWLQLGTSSALAVAGCFLAVNMLIGNVVEPRLLGKGMGMSTLVVFLSLVFWGWLLGPVGMLLSVPLTMLVQLWAKANEETHWVAVLLSGAPDETSAK, from the coding sequence ATGCAACCTGGTACTTCCCGGCTGATTTCGATTGCTGCCCTGATCATCATCTTTGCCGCGATTCGCTCGGCGCAGGAGATCGTTCTCCCCTTCCTGTTGGCGGCCTTCATCGCGATTATCGCGGCGGCGCCGGTCGGTTGGTTGCGGCGGCGCCGGGTGCCGCAGCCGCTGGCGGTGGCACTGGTGCTGGCGGCCATGGTCCTGCTGCTGTTCGGTGTTTCGCTGATCCTGACCACGTCGATCCAGAGTTTTTCCAAGACGCTGCCGGTCTACATGAAAGGCCTGCAGGATTCGACCGGGGCGGTGATTCACTGGCTCGCCCGCTTCGGCATCTCCCTCCCCGCCGAAGGCCTGCAGAATATCATCAACCCCGGTGCCGCCATGGGCCTTGTCAATACCCTGCTCGGCGGTCTCACCCAGCTGCTGGGGAATGCCTTCCTGATCGGCATGACGGTCATTTTCATGCTCCTCGAGGCGGCGATCTTCAGCGCCAAGATCGAGACGATCCGCAACGATGCCGGCAAGACCCTGGCGCGCATCACCGAGTTTCTCGACAGCACCAAGCACTACATCGCGATCAAGGCTTTCATCAGCCTGGTCACCGGTCTGCTCGTCACCGTCGGCTTGCTGCTGCTCGGCGTCGATTACCCGGTGCTGTGGGGTTTTCTCGCCTTTCTTCTCAACTTTATTCCCAATATCGGTTCGATCATCGCCGCGGTTCCGGCCACGCTCCTTGCCTGGCTGCAGCTCGGCACCAGCTCGGCCCTCGCCGTGGCTGGCTGCTTCCTCGCGGTCAACATGCTGATCGGCAACGTCGTCGAGCCACGCCTGCTCGGCAAGGGGATGGGGATGTCGACTCTGGTCGTTTTCCTCTCCCTGGTCTTTTGGGGCTGGCTGCTCGGTCCGGTCGGGATGCTCCTCTCGGTCCCCTTGACGATGCTGGTCCAGCTTTGGGCCAAGGCCAATGAGGAGACCCACTGGGTCGCCGTACTCCTCTCGGGAGCGCCGGATGAGACCAGCGCCAAATGA
- a CDS encoding lytic transglycosylase domain-containing protein — protein sequence MMRSFLAAILVALLAGCLPSTPPPAKGPVAATAPVDPATLPLLIAAPDDLALSGENEVDAALAEIESLAKEAAVEVEGVDAETLEDNAVLAGADQAAPEEEGITVPAAVTFDFPVVENDKVRYFLDYYTGPARNAFNRWLARSGRYLPQMRETFAAAGLPQDLAYLAMIESGFNDRAYSWAHAVGPWQFIESTGRMMGLKSDWWRDERRDFEKSTAAAARFLKDLHQRMDGDWYLAVASYNAGPGKLATAVRKYDTRDFWELSRGKYLQAETKNYVPKLLAAMLIAKEPEKYGFTDIEYHDPLAYDTVTVPSATDLEIVARLCDVDYELIKQLNPELKRWCTPPGETDYQLRIPAGSREQFLAGYAKIPASQRANYKHHKVKRGDTLLALAKQYGIRVDDIIALNRIKNPRVLSIGTDLVLPLHKSFSRLPVDELKDDYIRTRRQLYTVRSGDSLWKISQRFDVSEKELRVWNRLGWSNTIRPGQVLVVSAKGAKQAKPVKTTAKASSGPTQKVIYKVRPGDTLWGIGRQFDVGTAQIIGWNNLSADHVLRPGQTLTLLVPAADHQG from the coding sequence ATGATGCGTTCTTTTCTCGCTGCCATCCTGGTGGCTCTACTTGCCGGCTGCCTGCCGTCCACGCCTCCCCCGGCGAAGGGACCGGTTGCGGCAACCGCCCCGGTTGACCCTGCCACACTGCCGCTGCTGATTGCCGCACCGGACGACCTCGCTCTTTCCGGTGAGAACGAAGTCGATGCCGCCCTAGCCGAAATCGAGTCGCTGGCCAAAGAGGCGGCGGTTGAGGTGGAGGGGGTCGATGCCGAAACCCTCGAAGACAACGCCGTCCTCGCCGGCGCCGACCAGGCAGCCCCCGAGGAAGAGGGAATCACGGTACCGGCCGCGGTCACCTTCGACTTCCCGGTGGTGGAAAACGACAAGGTTCGCTACTTTCTCGACTACTACACCGGCCCGGCGCGCAACGCCTTCAATCGTTGGCTCGCCCGCTCCGGCCGCTACCTGCCACAGATGCGCGAGACCTTCGCGGCCGCCGGCCTGCCGCAGGACCTCGCCTACCTGGCGATGATCGAATCCGGGTTCAACGACCGCGCCTACAGCTGGGCTCACGCCGTCGGCCCCTGGCAGTTCATCGAGAGTACCGGGAGAATGATGGGGCTGAAGAGCGACTGGTGGCGTGACGAGCGTCGTGACTTCGAGAAATCGACCGCTGCCGCCGCCCGTTTTCTCAAGGACCTGCATCAGCGCATGGACGGCGACTGGTACCTGGCGGTCGCTTCCTACAACGCCGGCCCCGGCAAGCTGGCGACGGCGGTGCGCAAGTACGACACCCGCGACTTCTGGGAGCTCTCCCGCGGCAAGTACCTGCAAGCCGAAACCAAGAACTACGTGCCGAAGCTGCTGGCGGCGATGCTGATCGCCAAGGAGCCGGAAAAGTACGGCTTTACCGACATCGAGTACCATGACCCCCTCGCCTACGACACGGTGACGGTGCCGAGCGCTACCGACCTCGAGATCGTCGCCCGTCTCTGTGACGTCGACTATGAGCTAATCAAGCAGCTCAATCCCGAGCTCAAGCGCTGGTGCACGCCGCCGGGCGAGACCGACTACCAGCTGCGGATTCCCGCTGGCAGTCGCGAGCAGTTCCTCGCCGGCTATGCCAAAATCCCCGCCAGCCAGCGCGCCAACTACAAGCATCACAAGGTCAAGCGCGGCGACACCCTGCTCGCCCTGGCCAAGCAGTACGGCATCCGCGTCGATGACATCATCGCCCTCAACCGCATCAAGAACCCGCGGGTGCTCTCCATCGGCACCGACCTGGTGCTGCCGCTGCACAAGAGCTTCAGCCGGCTGCCGGTGGATGAGCTCAAGGACGACTATATCCGCACCCGCCGCCAGCTCTACACGGTGCGCAGCGGCGACAGCCTCTGGAAGATCTCGCAGCGTTTTGATGTCAGCGAAAAAGAGCTGCGGGTCTGGAACCGCCTCGGCTGGAGCAACACCATCCGCCCCGGTCAGGTCCTGGTCGTCTCCGCCAAGGGGGCGAAACAGGCCAAGCCGGTCAAGACGACGGCCAAGGCGAGCAGCGGACCGACCCAGAAGGTGATCTACAAGGTCCGTCCCGGCGACACCCTCTGGGGGATCGGGCGCCAGTTCGATGTCGGCACCGCGCAGATCATCGGCTGGAACAATCTCTCCGCCGACCACGTGCTGCGCCCCGGACAGACCCTGACCCTGCTCGTCCCCGCCGCTGACCACCAGGGTTGA